The Mercurialis annua linkage group LG2, ddMerAnnu1.2, whole genome shotgun sequence genome contains a region encoding:
- the LOC126670728 gene encoding secreted RxLR effector protein 161-like: MENSKRGLIPVRHGIHLSKEMSPKTSEERVEMAKIPYASAIGSLMYAMLCTRPDIAYAVSLTSRYQSNPGSEHWMTVKNIFKYLRRTKDMVLTYGGGDLKIDGFTDSDFQSDIDDRKSISGFVFTCNGGAVSWKSSKQETTADSTTEAEYIAASDAAKEAVWIKKFVSELGVVPTIESAVPLFCDNNGAIAQAKEPRSHQKSKHIERRYHIIREIVGKGDVSLQKIASAENTADPLTKPMTQSQLDLHLEKMGLRYSSQWH; encoded by the coding sequence atggaaaattctaagagaggattgattcctgttaggcatggaattcacctttcgaaggaaatgtctccaaagacttctgaagaaagagttgaaatggcaaagataccatatgcttcggcaattggtagtcttatgtacgctatgttgtgtacgcggccagatattgcctatgcagttagtttgactagcagatatcaatccaatccaggttcagaacactggatgacggttaagaatatctttaagtacttgagaagaactaaagatatggtcttaacatatggaggaggtgatcttAAAATAGAtggctttacagattctgattttcaatcagatatagacgatcgtaagtctatatctggattcgtattcacatgtaatggaggagcagtgagttggaagagttccaaacaagaaaccactgcagattccactacagaagccgagtatattgcggcatcagatgctgcaaaggaagctgtttggattaagaagtttgtttctgaacttggtgtggttcctaccattgagtcggcggttcctcttttctgcgacaacaatggtgctatagcccaggcaaaggaaccccggtctcaccaaaaatccaaacacatagaaaggcgatatcatattatccgagaaattgttggaaaaggagatgtgtctctccaaaagatagcatcagccgaaaacacggctgacccactgacaaagcccatgacccagagtcaattagatttacatcttgagaagatggggcttagatatagtagccaatggcactag
- the LOC126670166 gene encoding pheophytinase, chloroplastic-like: MSTPTLSSLINPSIHWSHNSRKTRILIPTQPHTFAACSKLSTPVSVCSFSTHSNHFAVNSYSSADISSELPQVQSSTWNWKGYSIRYQHSGNNGPALVLVHGFGANSDHWRKNIPVLAKSHRVYAIDLIGYGYSDKPDPREFGVNTFYTFDTWGTQLNDFCVDVIKDGAFFICNSIGGMVGLQAAVMKPQICKGIVLLNISLRLLHVKKQPWFAKPFISSFQSLLRNTAVGKFFFKSVATSESVRNILCQCYHDTSQVTEELVEKILLPGLEPGAVDVFLDFISYSGGPLPEELLPQVKCAVLIAWGDKDPWEPIELGRNYGNFDSVEDFVVLPNVGHCPQDEAPHLVNPLVESFVARNSTLRPPISTVT, translated from the exons ATGTCAACTCCCACACTGTCATCTTTAATAAACCCATCTATTCATTGGTCACATAATAGCAGAAAAACAAGGATTCTAATACCAACCCAACCCCATACCTTCGCAGCTTGTAGTAAACTTTCAACTCCAGTCTCTGTCTGTTCTTTTTCAACTCATTCTAATCACTTTGCTGTAAACAGTTATTCATCTGCTGACATATCCAGTGAACTACCTCAGGTTCAAAGCAG TACTTGGAACTGGAAGGGTTATTCTATTCGCTATCAGCACTCCGGAAACAATGGCCCTGCGTTAGTTTTAGTTCATGGTTTCGGAGCAAACAG TGACCACTGGAGGAAAAATATCCCTGTTCTTGCAAAATCACATAGAGTATATGCAATTGATCTTATTGGTTATGGATACTCAGATAAACCTGATCCTCGTGAATTTGGAGTTAACACCTTCTACACATTTGATACATGGGGCACCCAACTAAATGACTTTTGTGTTGACGTAATTAAAGACGGAGCATTTTTTATATGCAATTCAATTGGAG GAATGGTTGGTCTCCAGGCAGCAGTTATGAAGCCACAGATTTGTAAGGGCATTGTCCTGTTAAATATATCTTTGCGCTTGCTTCATGTTAAAAAGCAGCCATGGTTCGCTAAACCTTTTATCAGCTCATTTCAGAGTCTGTTGAG GAATACGGCTGTGGGCAAATTTTTCTTCAAATCAGTTGCAACATCAGAGTCTGTGAGGAACATTCTGTGTCAG TGTTATCATGACACATCCCAGGTGACAGAGGAACTTGTGGAGAAGATCCTTCTTCCAGGACTTGAACCTGGTGCAGTGGATGTATTTCTTGATTTCATCAGTTACTCTGGAGGCCCACTTCCGGAGGAACTGTTACCTCAGGTGAAG TGTGCTGTTCTGATAGCATGGGGAGACAAGGATCCATGGGAACCAATTGAGCTTGGAAGAAACTATGGAAACTTTGATTCTGTTGAGGACTTCGTTGTCCTCCCTAATGTTGGCCACTGTCCCCAG GATGAAGCGCCTCATCTTGTGAACCCGCTGGTTGAGTCGTTCGTGGCTCGTAATTCCACACTCAGACCTCCCATTTCTACTGTTACCTGA